A single genomic interval of Oceanithermus profundus DSM 14977 harbors:
- a CDS encoding DUF533 domain-containing protein — MGGFSDVLGALLESQLSGGAAEKLKRGLQGGGLEQMLGEALGGGGASGALGQLLGGSGGGGAAGVLGQLLGGSGGRANTGGLEALAGQLLGGGRPARARDLGGGLMALLGGLAMAAMAPDGRRPARAPVGLRAPETSEEEEELENAAQVVLMAMINAAKADGRIDPDEARRIVGRLDAMNADREVRDWVFEQMSGPPDAGPVVEAARGDPELAAQVYAATLLAVEVDTAAENRYLEELQRALDLPAAVAARIERAVRA; from the coding sequence ATGGGGGGATTCAGCGACGTACTGGGCGCCCTGCTCGAAAGCCAGCTTTCGGGCGGGGCCGCGGAAAAATTGAAACGCGGGTTGCAGGGCGGCGGGCTCGAGCAGATGCTGGGCGAGGCCCTGGGCGGCGGTGGCGCAAGCGGCGCTCTGGGCCAGCTGCTGGGCGGTTCCGGGGGCGGGGGCGCGGCGGGGGTGCTGGGCCAGCTCTTGGGCGGTTCCGGCGGCCGCGCGAACACCGGCGGGCTCGAGGCCCTGGCCGGCCAGCTGCTCGGGGGCGGACGTCCGGCCCGGGCGCGCGACCTCGGCGGCGGCCTGATGGCCCTCCTGGGCGGCCTGGCGATGGCCGCCATGGCCCCGGACGGCCGGCGGCCGGCGCGTGCCCCCGTGGGGCTGCGCGCCCCCGAGACCTCCGAAGAGGAAGAGGAGCTCGAAAACGCGGCGCAGGTCGTGCTGATGGCGATGATCAACGCCGCCAAAGCCGACGGCCGCATCGACCCCGACGAGGCCCGGCGGATCGTGGGCCGGCTCGACGCGATGAACGCGGACCGCGAGGTGCGCGACTGGGTCTTCGAGCAGATGTCGGGCCCGCCCGATGCGGGCCCGGTGGTCGAGGCCGCGCGCGGCGACCCCGAGCTGGCCGCGCAGGTCTACGCGGCCACGCTGCTCGCGGTCGAGGTGGACACGGCCGCCGAGAACCGCTACCTGGAAGAACTGCAGCGGGCCCTGGACCTGCCCGCGGCGGTGGCCGCGCGCATCGAACGGGCGGTGCGCGCCTAG
- a CDS encoding tetratricopeptide repeat protein: MRAGIWLVLLFLPVLALSPEAVQLLNEARALAEQAQETYEAQFPDKPLWAQAIAKAEAAAKLEPDEPEVWRVLAQIYTTTGWWIRAEKAWKRYLVLAGESNPAPLAEALRALGFLAYQRGDVKAALDYFEQALVLEPESEEALAWLGRIYLELGDGIRAAEYWRLAAKVNPSPRNTYFAEQAEKMAQYGSEAVKAFYQGYAAWEAGDYPTAIQQFETAAGLAPDWSEAHRWLARSYMDAGMPARAIPHWEKVIALEGNPADARHFLKLAREAAGVGLSAADAFFKGVAAYEAGRLEEAEHWFARAVEADPEYAKAWRWLGRVRYEQGRYAEAARAYERAVELDPEDTSARYFLRLARQAAGE; this comes from the coding sequence ATGCGCGCAGGGATCTGGCTGGTGCTCTTGTTCTTGCCGGTGCTGGCCCTCAGCCCCGAAGCGGTGCAGTTGCTGAACGAGGCCCGCGCCCTGGCCGAACAGGCGCAGGAAACCTACGAGGCCCAGTTTCCCGACAAGCCGCTCTGGGCCCAGGCCATCGCCAAGGCCGAGGCGGCGGCGAAGCTGGAGCCCGACGAGCCCGAGGTCTGGCGGGTCTTGGCGCAGATCTACACCACCACGGGCTGGTGGATCCGGGCGGAGAAGGCCTGGAAACGCTACCTGGTGCTCGCCGGGGAGTCCAACCCCGCTCCGCTCGCCGAGGCGCTGCGGGCGCTGGGCTTTCTGGCCTACCAGCGGGGCGACGTGAAGGCGGCCCTGGACTACTTCGAGCAGGCGTTGGTCCTCGAGCCCGAGAGCGAGGAGGCCCTGGCCTGGCTGGGCCGGATCTACCTGGAGCTGGGCGACGGCATCCGCGCCGCCGAGTACTGGCGGCTGGCGGCGAAGGTGAACCCCAGTCCCCGCAACACCTACTTCGCCGAGCAGGCCGAGAAGATGGCCCAGTACGGCTCCGAGGCGGTCAAGGCCTTCTACCAGGGCTACGCCGCCTGGGAGGCCGGCGACTACCCGACGGCCATCCAGCAGTTCGAGACCGCCGCGGGGCTCGCCCCCGACTGGTCCGAGGCCCACCGCTGGCTCGCCCGCAGCTACATGGACGCGGGCATGCCCGCGAGGGCGATCCCCCACTGGGAGAAGGTGATTGCCCTCGAGGGCAACCCCGCGGACGCCCGCCACTTCCTCAAGCTCGCGCGGGAGGCCGCGGGGGTAGGGCTCTCGGCCGCCGACGCCTTCTTCAAGGGGGTGGCCGCCTACGAGGCGGGACGGCTCGAGGAGGCCGAGCACTGGTTCGCCCGGGCGGTGGAGGCCGACCCCGAGTACGCCAAGGCCTGGCGCTGGTTGGGCCGCGTGCGCTACGAGCAGGGGCGCTACGCCGAGGCCGCGCGGGCCTACGAGCGGGCCGTGGAGCTCGACCCCGAAGACACCTCGGCCCGCTACTTCCTGCGGCTGGCGCGCCAGGCCGCGGGCGAGTGA